The Brenneria rubrifaciens genome has a window encoding:
- the zntB gene encoding zinc transporter ZntB, translated as MEPFEAKALKHSGAVHAYQLDGQGGVVPVGDRDVITRTRPCWLHLDSTLPASARWLHETHLVPDSVRKALAGESIRPRVTRLGDGTMITLRSINLNVDARPDQLVAIRVFITDKLIISTRRRKVLAIDEVLSDLKEGNGPKDCGGWLVSVAESLTDHTSEFIDDLHEKIIDLEEDLLEQKIPPRGELALIRKQLIVLRRYMTPQRDVFSRLSGERLPWMEDDDRRRIQEIADRLGRGLDDLDSSIARTTVVSDEITAQMTEALNRRTYTMSLLAMVFLPTTFLTGLFGVNLGGIPGGDSQFGFSVFCLMLVLLVGGVAWWLKRSKWL; from the coding sequence ATGGAACCGTTTGAAGCAAAAGCATTGAAACATTCCGGCGCGGTACATGCCTATCAGTTGGACGGGCAAGGCGGCGTCGTGCCTGTCGGCGATCGGGACGTGATAACCCGTACCCGGCCTTGCTGGTTGCATCTGGATTCGACCTTGCCGGCCAGCGCCCGCTGGTTGCATGAAACCCATCTGGTGCCGGACAGCGTGCGCAAGGCGCTGGCCGGCGAGAGTATTCGTCCCAGAGTGACGCGGTTAGGCGACGGCACGATGATTACCTTGCGCAGCATCAACCTGAATGTTGATGCCCGCCCGGACCAACTGGTGGCGATCCGGGTTTTCATAACCGACAAGCTAATTATTTCGACCCGGCGACGTAAAGTGCTGGCCATTGATGAGGTGTTAAGCGATCTCAAAGAAGGGAATGGGCCGAAAGACTGCGGGGGGTGGCTGGTGTCGGTCGCGGAATCGCTCACCGACCACACGAGTGAGTTTATCGATGATCTCCATGAAAAAATTATCGATCTGGAAGAGGATTTGCTGGAGCAAAAAATTCCTCCTCGGGGCGAATTGGCGTTGATTCGTAAACAGTTGATCGTGTTGCGCCGCTATATGACGCCGCAGCGCGATGTGTTTTCGCGTCTTTCCGGCGAGCGGCTCCCCTGGATGGAAGATGACGATCGGCGCCGTATCCAGGAAATTGCCGACAGACTGGGCCGCGGACTGGACGATCTGGATTCCAGTATTGCACGCACTACGGTGGTGTCGGATGAAATCACCGCGCAGATGACGGAGGCGTTGAACCGAAGAACCTATACCATGTCGCTGCTGGCGATGGTTTTCCTGCCGACGACCTTTTTGACCGGGCTGTTTGGCGTCAATCTGGGGGGAATTCCGGGCGGTGATTCCCAATTTGGGTTCAGTGTGTTCTGCCTGATGTTAGTGCTATTGGTTGGTGGTGTTGCATGGTGGTTAAAACGGAGTAAATGGCTGTGA
- a CDS encoding 2-hydroxyacid dehydrogenase: MKLAIYSTKQYDRKYLELVNQKFGYELEFFDFMLTSRTAKTAAGSQAVCIFVNDDGSREVLTELAQMGVKMLALRCAGFNNVDLEAAEELGIKVVRVPAYSPEAVAEHAVGMMLCLNRRIHRAYQRTRDANFSLEGLIGFNMHNRIAGIIGTGKIGIATLRILKGFGMRLVAFDPYPNPQALELGVEYVDLKTLYARADVISLHCPLTPENHHLLNQAAFSQMKDGVMIVNTSRGGLIDSQSAIDALKQQKIGALGMDVYENERDLFFTDKSNDVIQDDVFRRLSACHNVLFTGHQAFLTEEALISISQTTLQNLKALSQNDPCANLVTC; this comes from the coding sequence ATGAAACTGGCAATTTACAGTACTAAACAATACGACCGTAAATATTTAGAGCTGGTCAATCAAAAGTTTGGCTATGAACTTGAATTTTTTGATTTCATGCTGACGTCACGCACCGCCAAAACCGCGGCGGGCTCCCAGGCGGTCTGCATTTTTGTGAATGACGACGGCAGTCGTGAAGTGTTGACGGAACTGGCGCAAATGGGCGTTAAAATGCTGGCGCTGCGCTGTGCCGGTTTCAACAATGTCGATCTGGAAGCGGCCGAAGAACTGGGCATCAAAGTGGTACGCGTTCCGGCGTATTCACCGGAAGCGGTAGCCGAACACGCCGTTGGAATGATGCTATGCCTCAACCGCCGCATCCATCGCGCTTATCAACGTACCCGCGACGCCAACTTCTCACTGGAAGGGCTGATTGGTTTCAATATGCACAACCGCATCGCGGGCATTATCGGCACGGGGAAAATCGGCATCGCCACCCTGCGTATTCTGAAAGGTTTCGGTATGCGTCTGGTGGCGTTCGATCCCTATCCCAACCCGCAGGCTCTGGAACTGGGGGTGGAATATGTGGATCTGAAAACACTCTATGCCCGCGCCGATGTGATTTCGCTGCACTGCCCGCTCACACCGGAAAATCACCATCTGCTCAATCAGGCCGCATTTTCGCAGATGAAAGACGGCGTAATGATTGTGAATACCAGCCGGGGCGGGTTGATTGACTCGCAGTCGGCGATTGATGCGCTGAAACAGCAAAAAATTGGGGCGCTGGGAATGGATGTTTATGAAAATGAACGAGATCTGTTTTTTACTGATAAATCGAACGACGTGATCCAGGATGATGTTTTCCGCCGTCTATCCGCTTGCCACAACGTATTGTTTACTGGACACCAGGCGTTTCTGACGGAGGAAGCCTTGATCAGCATCTCCCAGACCACGTTGCAAAACCTAAAAGCCCTGAGTCAGAATGACCCTTGCGCGAATCTGGTGACCTGCTGA
- a CDS encoding FMN-dependent NADH-azoreductase, producing the protein MSKVLILKSSILADFSQSNQLADYFGAQWQTTHPADSITVRDLAAQPVPVLDGELVGALRPSDAPLTPRQQEALTLSDELIDELQAHDVIVIAAPMYNFNISTQLKNYFDLIARAGVTFRYTEQGPEGLVKGKRAIVLTSRGGIHKDTPSDLLEPYLRLFLGFIGITDVEFVFAEGIAYGPDVAQKAVEDAKAQLSQFAAV; encoded by the coding sequence ATGAGCAAAGTTTTGATTCTGAAATCAAGCATCCTGGCGGATTTTTCACAGTCTAACCAACTGGCGGACTACTTCGGCGCCCAGTGGCAAACCACTCATCCTGCTGACAGCATTACCGTTCGTGATTTAGCCGCTCAGCCGGTCCCTGTGCTTGATGGTGAATTGGTCGGCGCTCTGCGTCCTTCTGATGCGCCGCTGACGCCACGCCAGCAAGAAGCCTTAACCCTGTCAGATGAGCTGATTGACGAATTGCAGGCACATGACGTTATCGTGATTGCCGCGCCGATGTACAACTTCAACATCTCAACGCAGTTGAAAAACTATTTTGACCTGATTGCCCGTGCCGGCGTGACATTCCGCTATACTGAGCAAGGTCCTGAAGGTCTGGTGAAAGGTAAACGCGCCATCGTGCTGACCAGTCGCGGCGGCATTCATAAAGATACGCCGAGCGATCTGTTGGAACCTTACCTGCGCCTGTTCCTGGGCTTCATCGGTATTACCGATGTTGAATTTGTTTTCGCTGAAGGTATCGCTTACGGCCCGGATGTCGCTCAAAAAGCCGTTGAAGACGCAAAGGCACAACTGTCTCAGTTCGCCGCCGTATGA
- a CDS encoding YdbH family protein codes for MIKKYVLPGAALIVLLLFVLWRAMPQWLPHLAGFGLPADMSLTLRSSPVWRDWGLQSDGFTLTAGECTLLEVRNIVVHRQSGRWKAGIDTVTVNSDCMSYLASDDNNASARLSQWQQRLPVADITIEKFTLQPWQDYAGRVRISTDGKQRQTLHYQGEQLAFQTELNRQHLILRDGMLATPAGYFRLQLSGEIDLADVLPQAPVQGVLKGQLDTGQMPRPVSMRLSWQHQQGAFSLLAAEEDEPLVMLPWQLSQERIQVNNGIWRWPYAAQPLSGRISLTLQNWRQGLEKTRIDARMNLLTQGHNGKANAVLVLGPGHIGLGNSELRFQLTGQANLSDLSFTASLPGILQGSLLNPELLILPGGLLRAWGSLGPQFRLEEARWPLAGVRISPAGVNGRLQAILKARHSYWGRFNLHLDGQAQDFWPDQGKWQWRYWGSGQLPPLKGEWDVAGRGFWRDSLIEVSRLSSGLNQLGYGLAVVRRPRLTIVEPVRWQRARSATSFQGALQLESEQVDFSNGGYLPPTLMRLSLQGNDPSDFLIKGQIQAQDIGPVSLRGRWDGERLRGNAWWPRQSLTVFQPLLSPRLNMKIRAGQFYAQAAFSAARGQGFRAGGHWVVNNGGVWLRDGEVGGVNFVLPYRLKSQRWELGIKRPVTLRIAMLDNLFRMTAVRVDLRGYYPFSEKWPLTISQAGMEALGGHISLLVLRWPQREDALFTVKSVELSELITALKLKQFAMSGRVSGVLPLNFNHPEMLIQRGRFTNDRFLTIRMDKQFADELAGNNMARGVAIDWMRYLEIGRAHATVELSNQGELALVSQIQGKNPLLSAQKQVILNYRHQENIFQLWRSLRFGDNLQDTLEQQANE; via the coding sequence ATGATTAAAAAATATGTGTTACCCGGCGCGGCGCTGATAGTTCTGCTGTTATTTGTGTTATGGCGCGCTATGCCGCAGTGGTTGCCTCATCTCGCAGGGTTCGGGTTACCCGCCGACATGTCGCTGACGTTGCGCTCATCACCGGTTTGGCGCGATTGGGGGCTGCAAAGCGACGGTTTCACGCTGACCGCAGGCGAATGTACGCTGCTTGAGGTGCGGAATATCGTTGTGCATCGGCAATCCGGGCGCTGGAAGGCCGGAATTGATACTGTTACGGTGAACAGCGATTGCATGTCCTATCTGGCCTCTGACGATAATAACGCGTCAGCGCGGCTTTCCCAGTGGCAACAGCGTTTGCCGGTCGCCGATATCACGATTGAAAAATTCACGCTTCAACCCTGGCAGGATTATGCGGGACGGGTACGGATCAGCACCGATGGCAAGCAGCGGCAGACATTGCATTATCAAGGGGAGCAGTTGGCGTTTCAGACGGAACTGAATCGGCAACATCTGATTTTGCGTGATGGGATGCTGGCGACGCCGGCGGGATACTTTCGTTTGCAACTGAGCGGCGAGATTGATCTGGCGGATGTGCTACCGCAGGCGCCTGTGCAGGGCGTGCTCAAGGGGCAGCTTGATACCGGCCAAATGCCTCGGCCGGTTTCCATGAGGCTGAGTTGGCAGCATCAGCAAGGTGCGTTTTCGTTACTGGCGGCGGAGGAGGATGAGCCCCTGGTCATGCTGCCGTGGCAATTATCGCAAGAGCGGATTCAGGTGAATAACGGTATCTGGCGCTGGCCTTATGCCGCACAACCGCTGTCGGGACGGATTTCACTCACCTTGCAGAATTGGAGGCAGGGGCTGGAAAAAACGCGCATCGATGCGCGAATGAACCTGTTGACGCAAGGGCATAACGGCAAGGCCAACGCGGTTCTGGTGCTGGGGCCGGGTCATATTGGGCTGGGAAACAGCGAGTTGCGTTTTCAGCTCACCGGCCAGGCCAACCTGTCGGATTTGTCATTCACGGCATCGCTGCCGGGCATATTGCAAGGTTCCTTATTAAACCCGGAACTGTTGATTTTACCGGGCGGGCTACTGCGCGCCTGGGGTTCGCTGGGGCCGCAGTTCCGGCTTGAGGAAGCGCGCTGGCCGCTGGCCGGGGTGCGAATAAGCCCCGCTGGGGTAAATGGCCGGTTGCAGGCTATCCTCAAAGCCCGGCATAGCTATTGGGGACGATTCAACCTGCATCTGGATGGACAGGCGCAGGATTTCTGGCCCGACCAGGGAAAATGGCAGTGGCGGTATTGGGGCAGTGGACAACTGCCGCCGCTGAAAGGGGAATGGGACGTGGCGGGACGCGGTTTCTGGCGGGATTCGCTGATTGAGGTGAGCCGACTGTCGAGCGGATTGAATCAACTTGGCTACGGGCTGGCGGTGGTTCGCCGGCCGCGGTTGACCATCGTTGAGCCCGTGCGCTGGCAGCGCGCCCGTTCAGCGACCTCTTTTCAGGGCGCGTTACAGCTTGAATCGGAGCAGGTGGATTTCAGCAACGGTGGTTATCTTCCTCCCACATTGATGAGACTTAGTTTGCAAGGGAATGATCCCAGCGACTTTCTGATAAAGGGACAGATACAGGCGCAGGATATAGGCCCGGTATCTCTGCGTGGACGTTGGGATGGTGAACGTCTACGCGGCAATGCCTGGTGGCCGCGTCAGTCCCTGACCGTTTTTCAGCCCTTGCTTTCGCCGAGGCTGAACATGAAGATCCGGGCCGGACAATTCTACGCGCAGGCGGCATTTTCCGCGGCGCGGGGGCAGGGATTCCGCGCCGGCGGGCATTGGGTTGTAAATAACGGCGGGGTGTGGTTGCGGGATGGCGAAGTCGGCGGCGTAAATTTTGTGCTGCCTTACCGCCTGAAGAGTCAGCGGTGGGAGTTAGGCATAAAACGACCGGTGACGCTGCGCATCGCCATGCTGGACAATCTGTTTCGCATGACGGCTGTCCGTGTCGATCTGCGCGGTTACTATCCGTTCAGTGAAAAGTGGCCGTTGACGATATCGCAGGCCGGCATGGAGGCATTGGGCGGCCACATCAGCCTTTTGGTTTTACGTTGGCCGCAACGGGAAGATGCGCTGTTCACCGTGAAAAGCGTGGAGCTCAGCGAACTGATAACGGCGTTGAAACTGAAACAGTTTGCGATGTCGGGGCGGGTCAGCGGCGTTCTTCCGTTAAATTTTAACCATCCTGAGATGCTGATCCAGCGAGGGCGCTTCACCAACGATCGTTTCCTGACAATTCGCATGGATAAGCAATTTGCCGACGAGCTGGCAGGTAACAACATGGCCAGAGGCGTGGCGATTGACTGGATGCGTTATCTGGAAATTGGCCGCGCTCATGCCACGGTGGAGTTGAGTAATCAGGGCGAACTGGCGCTGGTATCGCAAATTCAGGGCAAAAACCCGCTATTAAGTGCGCAGAAACAAGTCATTCTCAACTATCGTCATCAGGAGAATATTTTCCAGCTATGGCGGAGTTTGCGTTTTGGCGATAATTTGCAGGATACGTTGGAGCAGCAGGCAAATGAATAA
- a CDS encoding putative hemolysin, translating to MKRYQWLFTTAALLLAGCSNGEKTTVVDDALNQNKRSVVLMKSSTPMDVNCSMMGGTMAISRQLDGGKIGTCQLANGKRCDEQAVMNGTCPAG from the coding sequence ATGAAACGTTATCAATGGCTGTTCACGACCGCCGCATTGCTATTGGCCGGTTGCAGCAACGGCGAAAAAACTACGGTTGTCGATGATGCGCTTAACCAAAACAAGCGTTCTGTGGTGCTGATGAAAAGCAGTACGCCGATGGATGTCAACTGTTCGATGATGGGAGGAACGATGGCGATCTCCAGACAATTGGATGGCGGCAAGATAGGAACCTGCCAACTGGCGAATGGCAAACGTTGCGACGAACAGGCAGTGATGAACGGAACTTGTCCGGCGGGATGA
- the hrpA gene encoding ATP-dependent RNA helicase HrpA, which yields MKSPLSALSTSLNELMLRDQQRLRRRLQGAAKVGNPQAQAAIAQEIEGEIAVARQRVENRRAARPAIHYPEQLPVSQKKDAIISALREHQVVIVAGETGSGKTTQLPKICLELGRGVRGLIGHTQPRRLAARTVADRIAAELETPLGGCVGYKVRFNDRVGDDTLVKLMTDGVLLAEIQQDRLLMQYDTLIIDEAHERSLNIDFILGYLRQLLPKRPDLKVIITSATIDPQRFSRHFDNAPIVEVSGRTYPVEVRYRPVVEEAEESDRDQLQAIFDAVDELGREGPGDILIFMSGEREIRDTADALTKLDLPHTEILPLYARLSNQEQNRVFQSHHGRRIVLATNVAETSLTVPGIRYVIDPGTARISRYSFRTKVQRLPIEAISQASANQRKGRCGRVAAGVCIRLYSEQDFLSRPEFTDPEILRTNLASVILQMTALGLGDIAAFPFVEAPDKRNIQDGVRLLEELGAIQLAETGHYHLTPQGRQLAQLPIDPRLARMVLEARKTGCVREVMVITAGLSIQDPRERPLDKKQASDEKHRRFVDKESDFLAFVKLWDYLREQQKALSSSQFRRLCRSDYLNYLRVREWQDIYTQLRQVVKTLGLPVNSEPADYRSIHCALLTGLLSHIGQKDIEKQAFSGARNARFALFPGSGLFKKPPKWTMVAELVETSRLWGRIAARIEPEWIEPLAQHLIKRSYSDPHWEKAQGTAMAQEKVTLFGLPIVAARKVNYSQIDPVLARELFIRHALVEGDWQTPHAFFRANLKLLAEVEELENKSRRRDILVDDETLFAFYDRRLPHDIISARHFDQWWKTAGRQNADLLNFEKSMLIKEGADKVSALDYPNFWHQGNLKLRLSYQFEPGTDADGVTVHIPLPILNQVRDEGFEWQIPGVRRELVIALIKSLPKPMRRNFVPAPNYAEAFLARATPLEKSLLESLERELRLMTGVTVPRDEWQWDQVPDHLKVTFRVVDEKNRPLREGKDLNALKDQLKDKVQQTLSAVADDGLEQRNLHVWSFGSLPDCYEQKRGGYSVKAYPALVDEKQSVAIRLFDTPHQQQQAMRQGLRRLLLLNIPSPIKYLHEKLPNKAKLGLYFNPYGKVLDLIDDCIACAVDKLVAEFGGPVWQEDAFRQLHEKVRAELNDTVVDIAQQVEQILTLVFAINKRLKGRIDMTMALALNDIKNQINGLVFRGFVTENGWRRLPDVLRYLQAIERRLEKLAQDAHRDRAQMLKVEQVQQAWRQWWSKLPAERREDEEVKAIRWMIEELRVSYFAQQLGTPFPVSDKRILQAMEQTG from the coding sequence GTGAAATCACCGCTCAGCGCATTATCTACGTCGTTAAATGAGTTAATGCTCCGCGATCAGCAACGCCTGCGCCGTCGTTTACAGGGCGCCGCGAAAGTTGGCAACCCTCAGGCTCAGGCTGCGATTGCTCAGGAAATTGAGGGGGAGATCGCTGTCGCCCGCCAGAGAGTGGAAAATCGGCGGGCCGCCCGCCCGGCTATTCATTATCCCGAACAGTTGCCTGTCAGCCAGAAGAAAGACGCGATTATCAGCGCGTTGCGCGAGCATCAGGTCGTCATCGTGGCGGGGGAAACCGGATCGGGGAAAACCACGCAGTTGCCGAAGATTTGCCTGGAATTGGGACGCGGCGTGCGTGGCTTGATTGGTCATACTCAGCCACGGCGTCTGGCGGCCAGAACGGTGGCCGATCGCATTGCGGCAGAGTTGGAAACGCCGCTGGGCGGATGCGTTGGTTACAAGGTTCGCTTTAATGATCGGGTGGGCGACGATACGCTGGTGAAGCTGATGACCGATGGTGTTCTGCTGGCGGAAATTCAGCAGGATCGGCTGTTAATGCAGTATGACACGCTGATTATCGATGAAGCGCACGAGCGCAGCCTCAATATCGATTTCATTCTGGGGTATTTACGCCAGCTTCTGCCGAAGCGTCCTGATTTGAAGGTCATCATTACCTCCGCGACCATTGATCCTCAACGATTTTCCCGCCATTTTGACAATGCGCCGATCGTTGAAGTCTCGGGGCGCACCTACCCGGTGGAGGTGCGCTACCGGCCGGTGGTGGAAGAGGCCGAGGAGAGCGACCGCGATCAGCTACAGGCCATCTTTGATGCGGTGGATGAACTGGGCCGGGAAGGGCCCGGCGATATCCTGATCTTTATGAGCGGTGAGCGGGAAATCCGCGATACCGCCGATGCGTTGACCAAACTGGATTTGCCGCATACTGAAATTTTGCCGCTGTATGCCCGGTTGTCCAATCAGGAGCAAAACCGGGTCTTCCAGTCACACCACGGCCGGCGTATTGTGCTGGCGACCAACGTGGCGGAAACGTCGCTGACGGTGCCGGGTATCCGCTATGTGATTGATCCCGGCACGGCGCGCATCAGCCGTTACAGTTTCCGAACCAAAGTGCAGCGCCTGCCGATTGAGGCGATTTCCCAGGCGTCGGCCAATCAGCGTAAAGGGCGCTGCGGTCGCGTGGCCGCCGGGGTTTGTATTCGTCTCTATTCCGAACAGGATTTTCTGTCACGCCCGGAATTTACCGACCCGGAAATTCTGCGTACCAATCTGGCATCCGTTATTTTGCAAATGACGGCGCTGGGGCTGGGGGATATTGCGGCGTTTCCGTTTGTCGAGGCGCCGGATAAACGCAATATTCAGGATGGCGTGCGACTGTTGGAGGAGCTGGGCGCGATCCAACTGGCGGAAACCGGTCACTACCATTTGACCCCGCAGGGACGCCAATTGGCGCAATTGCCTATCGATCCCCGTTTGGCGCGCATGGTGCTGGAGGCCCGCAAAACTGGCTGTGTGCGGGAAGTGATGGTAATTACCGCCGGGCTGTCCATTCAGGATCCGCGCGAGCGGCCATTGGATAAAAAGCAGGCGTCGGATGAAAAGCATCGCCGTTTTGTCGATAAAGAATCCGACTTTCTGGCGTTCGTCAAGTTATGGGACTATCTGCGCGAACAGCAAAAAGCCTTATCTTCCAGCCAGTTCCGTCGGCTGTGCCGCAGTGATTACCTGAACTATCTGCGGGTGCGCGAGTGGCAGGATATCTACACCCAACTGCGTCAGGTGGTGAAAACGCTGGGATTACCGGTAAACAGCGAGCCCGCCGATTATCGCAGTATTCACTGCGCGTTACTGACGGGGTTGTTGTCGCACATTGGCCAGAAAGATATCGAGAAACAGGCGTTCAGCGGCGCGCGCAACGCGCGGTTCGCTCTTTTTCCAGGTTCCGGGCTATTCAAAAAACCGCCGAAATGGACGATGGTGGCCGAACTGGTGGAAACCAGTCGGTTGTGGGGACGGATTGCCGCACGCATCGAGCCAGAATGGATTGAGCCGCTGGCTCAGCATCTGATCAAGCGCAGCTATAGCGATCCACACTGGGAAAAAGCGCAGGGAACGGCCATGGCGCAGGAAAAAGTCACTCTGTTCGGCTTGCCGATTGTGGCGGCGCGGAAAGTGAATTATAGCCAGATCGATCCCGTGCTGGCGCGTGAGTTGTTTATTCGCCATGCGTTGGTGGAAGGTGACTGGCAGACCCCGCATGCGTTTTTCCGCGCTAATCTGAAATTGCTGGCTGAAGTTGAGGAACTGGAGAATAAATCACGTCGCCGCGACATTCTGGTGGACGATGAAACACTGTTCGCTTTTTACGATCGGCGCCTGCCGCACGATATTATCTCCGCCCGTCATTTTGACCAGTGGTGGAAAACCGCCGGCCGCCAGAATGCCGATCTGCTGAACTTTGAAAAAAGTATGTTGATCAAAGAGGGGGCGGATAAAGTCAGCGCGCTGGATTATCCGAATTTCTGGCATCAGGGCAACCTGAAGCTGCGTCTTTCTTATCAGTTTGAACCGGGAACGGACGCCGACGGCGTGACGGTGCATATCCCTTTGCCGATTCTTAATCAGGTGCGTGACGAGGGGTTTGAATGGCAAATTCCCGGTGTGCGCCGCGAACTGGTGATTGCCTTAATCAAATCGTTGCCGAAACCGATGCGCCGCAACTTTGTACCCGCGCCCAATTACGCCGAAGCGTTTCTGGCGCGCGCCACGCCGCTGGAAAAAAGCCTGCTGGAGTCATTGGAGCGTGAATTGCGGCTGATGACGGGCGTCACCGTGCCGCGCGACGAGTGGCAATGGGATCAGGTGCCCGATCATCTGAAAGTGACGTTCCGCGTGGTGGATGAGAAAAATCGCCCATTGCGTGAGGGTAAAGACCTGAATGCGCTGAAAGATCAACTGAAAGATAAAGTCCAGCAGACGCTCTCCGCCGTAGCGGATGACGGGTTGGAACAGCGCAATCTACACGTCTGGAGTTTTGGTTCTCTTCCCGACTGCTATGAGCAAAAGCGGGGGGGGTACTCGGTAAAAGCATACCCGGCGCTGGTGGATGAAAAACAGAGTGTGGCGATCCGCCTGTTTGATACGCCACATCAACAGCAGCAGGCGATGCGGCAGGGGCTGCGGCGTTTACTGTTGCTGAACATTCCTTCGCCGATTAAATATCTGCATGAGAAGTTACCCAATAAGGCAAAGCTGGGGTTGTACTTCAATCCTTACGGCAAAGTGCTTGATCTGATCGACGATTGTATTGCCTGTGCGGTGGATAAGTTGGTTGCCGAGTTTGGCGGCCCGGTGTGGCAGGAAGACGCTTTCAGGCAACTGCATGAAAAAGTGCGCGCGGAACTGAACGACACGGTGGTGGATATTGCCCAACAGGTTGAACAGATTCTGACCCTGGTGTTTGCCATCAACAAGCGGTTGAAAGGGCGAATTGATATGACGATGGCGCTGGCGCTGAACGATATCAAAAACCAGATTAATGGATTGGTGTTCCGCGGCTTCGTGACTGAAAATGGCTGGCGTCGGCTACCGGATGTGCTGCGTTACCTACAGGCGATAGAGCGTCGGCTGGAAAAACTGGCGCAGGACGCTCACCGCGATCGGGCGCAAATGCTCAAGGTCGAACAGGTGCAGCAGGCCTGGCGGCAGTGGTGGAGTAAGCTGCCGGCTGAACGGCGGGAGGATGAGGAGGTGAAAGCGATCCGTTGGATGATTGAAGAGCTGCGGGTGAGCTACTTTGCGCAACAATTGGGGACGCCGTTTCCAGTATCAGACAAACGGATATTACAGGCGATGGAACAGACGGGGTAA
- a CDS encoding YnbE family lipoprotein, whose protein sequence is MKRYGVIQAGAGAVFLLAGCVPRIEVAAPKEPITINMNVKVDHEIHIRADKEATQLLEKSNNAAGEEIKKSAPEGAQ, encoded by the coding sequence ATGAAGCGTTATGGTGTGATTCAGGCAGGCGCAGGGGCGGTGTTTTTACTGGCAGGCTGTGTGCCGCGTATTGAAGTGGCCGCGCCTAAAGAACCGATCACGATCAACATGAACGTCAAGGTCGATCATGAAATTCATATCCGGGCGGATAAAGAAGCCACGCAGCTATTGGAAAAATCGAATAATGCGGCGGGCGAAGAAATAAAGAAAAGCGCGCCTGAAGGCGCGCAATAA
- the ttcA gene encoding tRNA 2-thiocytidine(32) synthetase TtcA, translated as MHEIQPVNTKRQYNLNKLQKRLRRNVGEAIADFKMIEEGDRIMVCLSGGKDSFTMLDILRNLQQSAPVNFSLVAVNLDQKQPGFPEHVLPQYLDSIGVEYLIVEENTYGIVKEKIPEGKTTCSLCSRLRRGILYRTATELGATKIALGHHRDDILQTLFLNMFYGGKLKGMPPKLMSDDGKHVVIRPLAYCREKDIERFAEARQYPIIPCNLCGSQPNLQRQVIKEMLRDWDKRYPGRIETMFSAMQNVVPSHLADHALFNFKSIHHGSDVVDGGDLAFDREALPLQPVGWRPEEEDDEMQPPTRLDVLEIK; from the coding sequence ATGCATGAAATTCAGCCTGTTAACACAAAAAGACAATACAACCTCAACAAGCTCCAAAAGCGCCTGCGCCGGAACGTCGGAGAAGCGATCGCCGATTTCAAGATGATAGAAGAAGGCGATCGCATCATGGTTTGTCTGTCCGGCGGCAAAGACAGCTTCACCATGCTGGACATTCTGCGCAACCTGCAACAGAGCGCGCCGGTTAATTTTTCGCTGGTCGCCGTCAATCTGGACCAGAAACAGCCTGGTTTCCCTGAACATGTCCTGCCGCAATACCTTGATAGCATCGGCGTTGAATACCTGATCGTCGAAGAAAATACTTATGGCATCGTGAAAGAGAAAATTCCAGAAGGCAAAACAACCTGCTCCCTGTGCTCACGCCTGCGTCGCGGTATTCTGTATCGTACTGCTACCGAACTGGGGGCGACCAAAATCGCACTCGGTCATCATCGTGATGATATTCTGCAAACGCTGTTTCTGAATATGTTCTATGGCGGAAAATTGAAGGGCATGCCGCCGAAACTGATGAGCGACGATGGCAAACATGTGGTGATTCGCCCACTTGCCTACTGCCGCGAGAAAGACATCGAGCGTTTTGCCGAAGCGCGTCAATATCCGATCATTCCGTGTAATCTCTGCGGTTCACAACCTAATCTGCAACGTCAGGTGATCAAGGAGATGCTGCGGGATTGGGATAAACGTTATCCAGGCCGTATCGAAACCATGTTCAGTGCAATGCAGAATGTGGTGCCTTCCCACCTTGCCGATCATGCGCTGTTTAATTTCAAAAGCATTCACCACGGCAGCGACGTCGTTGACGGAGGCGATCTGGCTTTTGATCGCGAGGCGCTGCCGCTTCAACCGGTTGGCTGGCGGCCAGAAGAGGAAGACGACGAAATGCAACCACCGACTCGGCTGGACGTACTGGAAATCAAATAA